One window of the Chryseotalea sp. WA131a genome contains the following:
- a CDS encoding isopenicillin N synthase family oxygenase, protein MADVLYDEAPSLDLADFTGNNPDKKKKFVHDLGTAYNNIGFVAIRNHYLTDDLSSKLYDLIKKFFALPDAVKQQYEIAGLAGQRGYIGKGKEHAKGRNTGDLKEFYHVGQEVKDNDPIKSEYPDNIWPTELPEFESIALEVYQRLEKTGMQMLKAIALYLNMPEDYFDKKVKHGNSILRPIHYFPIENPEAVPADAVRAAEHGDINLITLLMGASADGLQVLRRDNKWIPITALPEQLVVNVGDMLERLTNKKLKSTIHRVVNPPREQMNKPRYSIPFFMHPRSEMSLAALSSCVDPENPKQWEDITAGEFLNQRLREIGLKK, encoded by the coding sequence ATGGCAGACGTACTGTACGATGAAGCGCCTTCTTTAGATTTAGCAGACTTCACAGGAAATAATCCTGACAAGAAGAAAAAATTTGTGCACGACCTTGGCACCGCTTATAACAATATTGGTTTTGTAGCAATTCGAAATCATTATCTGACAGACGATTTATCTTCAAAGCTTTACGACCTCATTAAAAAGTTTTTCGCCCTGCCCGATGCCGTAAAACAACAATATGAAATAGCCGGATTAGCAGGGCAGCGTGGCTATATCGGCAAAGGAAAAGAACACGCTAAAGGCCGCAACACGGGCGACCTAAAAGAATTTTATCACGTAGGGCAAGAGGTAAAAGACAACGACCCGATCAAAAGTGAATATCCAGATAACATTTGGCCAACAGAGCTTCCCGAGTTTGAAAGCATCGCACTTGAAGTATATCAGCGATTGGAAAAAACAGGTATGCAAATGCTCAAGGCTATTGCCTTGTATTTGAACATGCCCGAAGACTACTTCGACAAAAAAGTTAAGCATGGCAACAGCATCCTTCGCCCCATTCATTACTTCCCCATCGAAAACCCAGAGGCAGTACCAGCCGATGCCGTGCGCGCAGCCGAGCATGGAGACATCAACCTTATTACATTGTTGATGGGCGCCAGTGCCGATGGATTACAAGTGTTAAGACGGGACAACAAGTGGATACCCATCACTGCCTTACCCGAACAATTAGTGGTAAATGTAGGCGACATGCTAGAACGATTGACCAATAAAAAATTAAAGTCAACTATTCACCGAGTGGTCAATCCGCCCCGCGAGCAGATGAACAAACCGCGCTACTCCATTCCATTCTTCATGCACCCACGCTCCGAAATGAGTTTGGCCGCATTGTCCAGCTGTGTAGACCCAGAAAACCCAAAGCAATGGGAAGACATTACAGCAGGAGAATTTTTAAATCAGCGTTTACGCGAAATTGGTTTAAAGAAATAG
- the chrA gene encoding chromate efflux transporter encodes MTHPVNYIAFLKDVFVLSISSFGGPQAHLAHFQKMLAQKRQYVTEAELIELNALCQVLPGPTSTQTLSAVGYKLGGPNLAYLTLLIWMLPSVTIMTVAGLLIGSFDSKQVFAFTRFIQPMAVGLVAYAAYTMGLKAIARFRAVLIMLGAGLISFYIKTPFVFPIVLLIAGVITAFNYKVYPREEKKKFEVPWANFFLWIGVLILAAILGSLTKNTPSFLPVRLFENFYRNGSLIFGGGQVLTPLLHTEFVQFAKPTIEGIREPYLTNQEFLSGYALAQSLPGPVFSFSSYVGALAMHSRGFGMGSQVLGGVMAAIGIFLPGTFLIFFMFRIWESLKKFRPIRASLEGINAASVGLVTAAAFTLFQPLEGSFLNYSFMIATFLLVAFTKIPSWAVIASGLILGFLL; translated from the coding sequence TTGACGCACCCTGTCAATTATATTGCTTTCCTGAAAGATGTCTTCGTACTTTCTATCTCTAGTTTTGGAGGACCTCAAGCACATTTGGCACACTTTCAAAAAATGCTGGCGCAAAAGCGGCAGTATGTAACCGAAGCAGAACTAATTGAACTAAATGCTCTTTGTCAAGTTTTGCCCGGCCCCACCTCTACGCAAACACTTTCTGCTGTTGGCTACAAATTAGGTGGCCCCAACTTGGCTTACTTGACTTTGTTGATTTGGATGTTGCCTTCTGTCACTATCATGACGGTGGCAGGCTTGCTCATTGGCAGTTTCGATTCGAAACAAGTATTTGCCTTCACTAGGTTCATTCAACCCATGGCAGTAGGATTGGTAGCGTATGCCGCCTATACCATGGGTCTAAAAGCGATTGCCCGATTTCGAGCAGTGTTGATTATGCTGGGTGCAGGATTGATATCATTCTATATCAAAACACCTTTTGTGTTTCCCATTGTATTGTTGATTGCAGGGGTAATAACAGCCTTCAACTATAAAGTATATCCGCGCGAAGAGAAAAAAAAATTTGAAGTGCCTTGGGCAAATTTCTTTTTATGGATTGGGGTTTTGATACTGGCCGCCATTTTAGGTAGTTTAACAAAAAACACACCTTCCTTTCTTCCTGTCCGTTTATTTGAAAACTTCTATCGAAATGGAAGTTTGATTTTTGGAGGGGGCCAAGTGCTGACTCCTTTGTTGCACACAGAGTTTGTACAATTTGCCAAACCTACTATCGAAGGCATCCGTGAGCCTTACTTAACCAACCAAGAATTTCTTTCGGGATATGCACTCGCACAATCATTGCCAGGCCCGGTGTTCTCGTTTAGTTCGTATGTGGGAGCTCTGGCCATGCATAGTCGAGGGTTTGGTATGGGAAGCCAAGTGCTAGGCGGAGTGATGGCTGCCATTGGAATTTTTCTCCCTGGCACATTCCTAATTTTCTTTATGTTTCGGATTTGGGAGAGCTTAAAAAAATTTAGACCAATTCGCGCTTCACTCGAAGGAATCAATGCCGCTAGTGTTGGGCTGGTGACCGCTGCTGCCTTCACGCTTTTTCAGCCACTCGAAGGTTCTTTCTTAAATTATTCATTTATGATTGCCACATTCCTATTGGTTGCGTTCACCAAAATCCCTTCGTGGGCAGTAATAGCTTCAGGTCTGATTTTAGGGTTTCTTCTTTAG
- a CDS encoding TonB family protein, whose translation MEAKKSEKADLTNKTGLFFSIGLTFTLIVAERSFEHRTYEEKLDLLQGARTNVMEEMLEVPPTEQPPPPAPVIQQPQIVEVPDEQEIKEDLNIKFDVEVTEDTKVEAVTVVEEVKEEVDEIFTVVEETATPKGGMSAFYKMVSDKMKYPAQARRMGVEGKVFVQFVIGKDGAISDVKVIKGIGAGCDEEAIRVVQSSPSWNPGKQRGKAVKQRYTLPIIFKLG comes from the coding sequence ATGGAAGCCAAGAAGTCAGAAAAAGCAGATTTGACCAACAAAACAGGCCTATTTTTTAGTATAGGTTTGACCTTTACACTAATAGTTGCAGAAAGGTCGTTTGAACACCGCACCTACGAAGAAAAATTAGACCTTTTACAAGGTGCCCGTACCAACGTAATGGAAGAAATGTTGGAAGTGCCACCCACCGAACAACCACCTCCACCCGCACCGGTTATTCAGCAACCCCAAATTGTGGAGGTGCCCGATGAACAAGAAATCAAAGAAGACCTTAACATCAAATTTGACGTAGAGGTTACAGAAGATACCAAGGTAGAAGCTGTGACAGTAGTCGAGGAGGTAAAGGAAGAAGTTGATGAAATCTTTACTGTGGTGGAAGAAACGGCTACCCCCAAAGGTGGTATGTCGGCCTTCTATAAAATGGTAAGCGATAAAATGAAATATCCCGCTCAAGCCAGGCGCATGGGTGTGGAAGGAAAAGTATTCGTTCAGTTTGTGATTGGTAAAGATGGCGCCATTAGTGATGTGAAAGTGATTAAAGGTATTGGTGCCGGTTGTGATGAGGAGGCCATTCGTGTGGTACAAAGCTCACCCTCTTGGAACCCTGGTAAGCAAAGAGGTAAGGCTGTGAAGCAACGCTATACATTGCCTATCATCTTTAAGTTGGGATAA
- a CDS encoding energy transducer TonB: MEAKKSVKADVSNKRGLFFGIGLFASLGLASTAFEWKTVDQQINIAENKSGNNFEELLDVPPTEQAQPPAPVIQQPQIIEVPDEVEVNETLNLEFDVEAPRVDLPVTVTVTEAAAEETDEIFTIVEEAAAPIGGINSFYQYLKDNVRYPAVARRTGVEGKVLVQFVVGKDGSISEVKVLRGIGAGCDEEAVRVMQKAPNWTPGKQRGKPVRQRCIVPIVFAF, from the coding sequence GTGGAAGCAAAGAAAAGTGTAAAGGCTGACGTATCGAATAAGCGCGGTCTGTTTTTTGGAATTGGTTTATTCGCCTCGTTGGGGTTAGCCTCAACTGCCTTTGAGTGGAAAACTGTGGACCAGCAAATAAACATTGCTGAAAACAAGAGTGGTAATAATTTTGAAGAGTTACTTGATGTGCCGCCCACCGAACAAGCGCAACCACCTGCCCCGGTTATTCAGCAACCTCAGATTATTGAAGTGCCCGATGAAGTAGAGGTGAACGAAACATTGAACCTAGAGTTTGATGTGGAAGCACCCCGTGTGGATTTGCCCGTAACCGTAACCGTAACCGAAGCTGCCGCAGAAGAGACAGATGAGATTTTCACCATCGTGGAAGAGGCTGCCGCACCCATCGGTGGCATCAATTCTTTTTATCAATATCTAAAAGACAACGTACGTTACCCTGCCGTGGCCAGAAGAACCGGAGTGGAGGGCAAAGTATTGGTGCAGTTTGTAGTAGGCAAAGATGGCTCGATTAGCGAAGTGAAGGTGTTGCGTGGCATTGGTGCCGGCTGTGATGAAGAAGCTGTGCGAGTGATGCAAAAAGCCCCCAATTGGACACCCGGCAAGCAGCGCGGCAAGCCCGTTCGTCAGCGTTGCATCGTTCCGATTGTGTTCGCTTTTTAG
- a CDS encoding OsmC family protein — translation MATAEYLGQLRTQATHLRSGNTVITDAPTDNMGKGEAFSPTDLVCAALSSCMMTIMGQVAEREAIDLKGLKTEIVKMMSSNPRKIAEIEITFSHPHLVATDIQKQKLMNAARTCPVALSLSEHLKQTVIFNF, via the coding sequence ATGGCAACAGCCGAATATCTTGGTCAGTTACGCACCCAGGCCACCCATTTGCGCTCTGGGAACACCGTGATAACCGATGCCCCCACCGACAATATGGGCAAAGGCGAGGCGTTTAGCCCTACCGATTTGGTATGTGCTGCCCTTAGCAGTTGCATGATGACCATTATGGGCCAAGTGGCCGAGCGGGAGGCCATCGACCTAAAGGGATTGAAAACGGAGATTGTGAAAATGATGTCTAGCAACCCACGAAAGATTGCAGAAATTGAAATCACTTTTTCGCATCCGCATTTGGTAGCTACCGACATTCAAAAACAAAAATTGATGAATGCCGCCCGCACTTGCCCGGTGGCATTGAGCCTAAGTGAGCATCTTAAGCAAACGGTAATCTTTAATTTTTAG